AATTATAACCCATCAGGAAAACTGCCAATGACATTCCCGAGATCCGAAGGACAGATACCTGTTTATTACAATTATCTGAATACCGGAAGGCCTGCTCCCGAGGATGATTCACCAGCCATATACCGCTCGGGCTATATTGATATGGTTAAAAGCCCCAAATTCCCGTTCGGATACGGCTTAAGCTATACAACATTCAAATATGATAACATGAAATTAAGCTCGAATAAGATGAATAATGACGGATCTCTTGAGGTCTCCTGTACAATTAGCAATACAGGCAAATATGCAGGCGAAGAGGTCGTTCAGCTTTACCTGAGGGACCTGGTTTCAAGTCCCGTACGCCCTGTTAAAGAGCTAAAAGATTTCAGGAAAATAATGCTTAAGCCTGGTGAATCAAAAACAGTGAGCTTTCCAATCGACAAAGAAAAGCTCTCTTTCTTTAACAATAATCTTGAATGGATCACTCAGCCCGGAAAGTTTGATGTAATGATAGGATCTTCTTCAACCGACATCAGGTTAAAAGATTCCTTCGACCTCCTTTAACTGAAATTCTCCAGAAGGGCAGGAACTATTCCTGCCCTTTTTCTGCCATTTGGACCTCGGACTTCGGACTTCCTTTATCTTTTCCCCGAAATTATGTATGTTAGAAATATAGATTAATCATTATTTTTATAATGTATTCTCCCCGCAAAAACATACTCAGCCTGCTCATCGCACTCATTTATGTTACGATTCAGCAGGTTAATGCCGTAAACAACGTCTATACGATGTACATACCGTTAGGCGATAAGGCACGGGCAGTTCTGAACAAACATGCGGGGGATTCTACACCCAAAATCCGCTGGGCCGTTCCTTCACACATCGCTCAGAATAATGTTAAGTATTCCAGCGTATCAGCACACATAATAGCTTCGTTTTTTCCTGAAGAGATAAGTGAGTATATAACACTTAACTGCGACAGCTATAAATTCTTTCACAACTCGGCAGAACACATTCTGCTCAAAGGCCGCGCCCCTCCTTTATCCTGAATTTTACCCGTTTACAGCATGAAGAATTCATCCACAATGAAAAAGTCATGCATAATTGACCGTTAAAGCGGGAAAAGTGCGTTTTTTGCAGCCGCATGCATGGCATTGCTCTTTGCTGAATTATTGCCCTGCACACGGCATGCTTTAACTATTCGGGCATTTTAATAAATTCAAATGGCCCGGCACTTTCCTTATACGTTAAACTTAAATTCAGGAGTAACTGATAATGAAAGCAGAAAAGCTTGCAGCCGAAAAACCGGCTGAAATTAAAAAAGATAATGCCGCACCTGCCAGGCAGACCACTAAACAGGATAATAACCAGACTTCTGCTGCTCCTGCGGCCGCAGAAAAAAGAAAACTCCCATGGGAACTCGTATTCCTGTTTGTTGTAATGGGACTTACAATGATAATAATTGCTCTTAAAGCATTTTCCGTCATATAATTCCTTAATTCAGTAAACGCGCGGATACTCCCCCTCATCCGCTAACTTGCATCCCCCGCCTCTCCAAATAGAGCGGGGGATTGCTTTACCCGCCCCCTCTTCCTTCCTTCCGTCGACTTCGAACTTTTCCTTCCGTCGGACGTCGGACCTCGGACGTCGGACCTTTCTTCCCGTCGAACGTCGAACGTTGAACGTCGAACCTTTCTTCCCGTCGGACCTTGGACGTCGGACGTCGGACCTTCTTTTTTCCTTTGTTTGCACCATAGATTACTGTATATTGTAAAGGCTTTATAAATAATTACTGCCGCCATTTTTTTGCGGCATGTCCAAATACAATAATCTCTGTTTTGTGCACCATAAGCACAAATCTGAACCCGCTTGACTTATCATTATCATCCGGCAAGTCTTTAGAATTTGTTTTTAAGACATATTATTTAATTAACTGCTAAAGGATTTGAAGTTCATATTTATTTTAATATATTGAAATAAAGACTGACTTTTCAGCCTTTCACTGGCATTATCAATTGAGCTCCCGATAATTAGATTATTAGCATTCAATGCTCTTCTCTTTATCTTGCCTCATTTTATCTGATTTTCCGCCAGTGCCGGGAAGACAAATATTTCTCTCAAATCAGCAAAATATTTTCGCCCCCGTTTCGTTTAATTTATTTTTTCCAACCTAATTTCAGGAGTGATGAGGATGAATATCTTTGTAGGAAATCTTTCAAAAGATGTAACTGACCGCGATCTCGAACAGGCATTCGGTGCTTACGGTCACGTAAAAAGTGTTAAAATTATAAGGGATATGTTTTCAGGTGAATCCAAGGGATTCGGGTTCGTTGAAATGTCTGATACTGCAAGCGCACAGAAGGCAATGAACGAACTTAATACTACAGATCTGAAGGGCAAAAAAATTGCCGTTAATGAGGCCCGCCCAAGAACCGATGACAGACGCGGCGGCGGCGGACAAAGAGGCGGCGGCGGCGGAAATAGAAGAAATTCCGGCGGCGGCGGCTTCGGAAACAGACGCTACTAAGATTTTGCTCCTGAAGAGATGGCATCCTTTTAGATACCATCTCTTCAAAATTATTCCGTCAGCTATTCAACATGACCTACTTCTTTCATTACTTCTGCCGGTGAATTATAGCTTTTATCCGGTATCTGCTGAAGTATGCTTAATACATCATCTGTATACTGTCCCTTTTAACATAAAAAACATTCCTTCCGCTGTTCAATGTATTATTAATTCCATCTGTTAAAATATCGAGTCTCCGGCGGATTCAAAATTCAGGGCTCTTTCTGGACAAAATGGAACATTTTCATTTTCCAAATTGTGAAACAGTTTAATACGTCCGAAACGTCGAACCCGGCTTCAGGCGGTTGCATTTATTTATACTTTTTGCTAAACTTATATTCCTCTTACCAGAAGAGAATAAATCCTATAAGTTACTGCATTATTTAATTTCGTATAATATTTATAGATGAATAAACTTAAAATTGAAATCCTGCTCGTGGAAGATAATCCCGGTGATGTTACGCTGATTAAGGAAATCCTGCTCGAAGATTCTCCGCAAATTAACCTTAACGTAATTATGAATGGCGAGGAGGCCCTGAACTATCTGTTCCGCAAGGAAAACTATGAGGATGCTGCAGTACCCGAACTTGTTATTCTGGATCTTAACCTTCCCAAAAAATCTGGCAAGGAAATTCTTGAGGAAATTAAAGACGACCCCGTACTCGGAAGCATCCCCATAATAATATTTTCCAGCGCAGATATCGACGAGAATATTTTTACCAACCAGAAGTATAACATAAAATACTACCTGGTAAAACCTATCGCCCTCGAGGATTATATCAGTTCAGTGGAATTTATAAAAAAATACCTCTCCGGCCTCCCCCGCAAACAATAACCAAAAGTATATTATATTTCTTTCCGTCGGACGTCGGACGTCGGACGTTGGACCTTCCAAAAATTATTTCCCCCACACTATTGCTATTTAATTTCTCTTGTGTATATTATACAAAATCTGAAACAAAGCTGATTATTCCGGTACCGCTCAGTTGGTAATTAATGTTATTTGAAACAGTAAATTAAACCACTTTATTGAGTATGATTGTACGCCTTGTAATAGTTGGGTTGTTTTATGCAATGACTTTCGCACTCGACCTGTATACCAATGCGGGCCTCATTGAGTGGCTGCTCTACTATATCCCCCTTATTTATGCTTTCAGGAAATTATCTGACAAGTTTACTGTTTCACTTGGCGTTGTTTCTACAGTTTTAATCGGAGCCGGACTGATTTTACAGCAAATGCACGGCGATTATTCTCAGGCCCTCATTAACAGGATTCTTGGAATCTCTTTACTCTGGATAACAATCTTCCTTTACCTCAAATACAGAAAGTCAGTTGAAAAACTTAACCTCTCTACAGCACAGCTCTTCCAGCAGGCGAAAATTTTAAGCGAACAGGCAGAGGACCTTGACCGTGAACGCCACCGCCTTAAATACGCTTTGAGGGAAGCCGCCGAATCCAAAGAATTTTACCGCGCTATAGGCGAAACTATCCCGTACGGCGTCTGGGCGGCTGACTCAGAGGGCAATGTCAACTACTTCAGCCAGCAGATGCTCGACCTCCTGGGCCTTACAATGGATGAGGCAAAGGGCAGGGGATGGATGAAAGCTATCCCGAAAGAAGAATCCCATCACATACTCGAAACCTGGATTAAAAGCGTTAAAACCGGGGCTATGTGGGACCAGGAAGTTAAGGTAACCGGCAAAAACGGCGCTGTCCATACCATCCTTGCACGCGGAAAGGGACTGCTGGACTCCGAGGGCAGCGTTACAAAATGGGTAGGCATTAACCTCGATATTACTGAACGCAAACGCATAGAAGAACAGCTCGAATATAACGCAATGCTCCTCGAAAACGTCAACGACGCCATCCTTGCAATGGATGAAAACTATATAGTTAAATCATGGAATAAAGCCGCTGAAAAACTCTATGGCTGGTCACAGCAGGAGGCCCTGGGCCGGAAACTCTCGGACCTGATTACAATGGACCTGTCATATTCTCAGGGATCCCTGCTGAAACGTAAACTCGAAGCAACCGGATTTGTTGAAACAGAAGTGACACAGCTCAGAAGAGACGGATCTTTTATTGAAATCGATTCTGTTGTACGTGCACTCAGGGATAAGAAAGGAAAAATGATCGGCTTTGCCGCCGTAAACCGCGATATAACTGAAAGAAAAAGAGCCGAAGAAGCTATAAGGGAAAAAGACCAGCGCTTCCGCCTGGCGGTGGACCATTTCCCGTTCGTTTTCGGCATCTATGACCCGGAACGCCGCTACCGCTTTATGAATTTTACAGGCATTAGAGCCTCGGGCTATAAATATCACGACTTTATCGGCCGCAAAGATGAAGACCTCTTCCCGAAGGAAGTTACTGATACTTTCCTCCCCGCACTCAAACGCACCATTGAATCCAAACAGATACAGACCGTTGAATGCCAGATGCTCTTCGGCGGTAAAATGGTTGCACAGATCATAACCTATGTGCCTCTTCTAAACAGGAAACGCGAAGTGGTTGAGGTGCTCGGCCTTACAATCGATATAACTACAAGACGTGAAGTTGAGGAGCTGACGAACAGGAAAAAAGAACAGGCCGAAATTATGTCCGATATCTCTGAGGCCCTGGTCCGTATGAGCCTCGACTATGAGGCTGTCCTCGAGGTCACTGTGGAAAAAATCGCGCGCCTGATCGGCGATGCATGTATGCTCCAGCTCATTTCTGAAGAGGATAAGCATATACATCCCGTTACTTTATGGCATCCCGATAAACAGGCTGAGGACTTTATAAGGAAATGCTTTGTTGAAAACAAACAAAAAGTTGGCGAGGGAGTTTCCGGTAAGGTAATTGCTGAGGGCAGGGCAGTCTTATGCCCTGAAGTTACATGGGATACTGTAACATCAACATTCAAGAATGAATACATCGAAGTTTATCAGCGCTTCAAATTCTATAGCCTTATTGATGTTCCTTTGCGCTCCTACGGACGTACAATCGGGGCTGTTGTACTTATCAGGACTAACCCCGGAAAACCTTATACCAACGATGACTTGGAATTTGTGCAGAACATTGCCGATAAGGCGGCTCTTGCTATTGAAAATGCAAGACTTTACCAGGAAAAAATCCATGAAATCGAAGAACGCAAGATAATAGAGGAAAACCTCAAGAATACACTTATCGAACTCAATAACTCAAACCGCGAGCTTGAACAGTTTGCCTATGTTGCCTCGCACGACCTCCAGGAGCCGCTTAGAATGGTTGCTACCTATACGCAGCTCCTTTCAAAGAGATACCAGAACCAGCTCGATAATAAGGCCGACGAGTATATTGGTTATGCCGTCGAAGGCGCAAGAAGAATGCACCAGCTCCTTTTGGACCTGCTGGGCTATTCCGAAGTATCCAAAAAATCCCTCCCGCCAAGGTCTTCCGATCTGAATATTGTGCTCAGATCGGTGCTTGATGATATGAAATACCTTGTAAACTCCTCAGGAGCCGCTGTTAAATTTGCGCACCTCCCGTCTGTCAAATGCTACCAGGATCAGATAAGACAGCTTTTCTTTAACTTAATTGAGAACGCAATTAAATTCAGCGGCGGCAAAAAACCTCAGATACACATAACTTGCGAGGAAAAAGAACGCGAATGGATCTTCTCTGTCAGGGATAACGGCATCGGCATAAGCTCCGAATACCACGAGCGAATATTTGTTATCTTCCAGCGCCTGCACCAGAGAAGTGAATACCCCGGCAACGGCATTGGCCTGGCTCTGTGTAAAAAAATAGTCGAAAGACATTCAGGCAGAATTTGGGTCGAATCAAGAGCAGGACAGGGGGCTTCCTTCTTCTTTACAATCCCCAAAGAGGACAAAGAAATCCCCCCCGTAGATCTGCCTTTGAAAAGCAGAATTTCGGAATTCAGTAATTAGCACCTGAAATGTCTTAACAGGAATAAGCCCCCTCACGGCAGAATTTATTCTGAACCGTTACCGGTATAGGTCTTTCTGAAATCCCTGTTGTTTTTCTGATAATGATGATGCCTGTGCCTTAACAAAAGATGATGATTGTGCAAGATGAGATTCGACTTAAACATCATCAGTCCTGCATACGACATTGCAGTAACGAGCAGGACAAGCAATACAAAAGATAAGATGATCAAATGGTCCTGCATAACTAACCCCCATATTTTTTCTTTATCCCGCATCCCCCGCAGCTGGAAATACCTTTGAACGCAGGTAATCGCTGTAGAAACCGGGATGTTTTTCTCTGATATGCTCTGCCAGTTGATCAAGCGTGTTATGAATCAGACTGAATGCCTCGTCGTAATTCCGGTCGATCTCTTTCTTCCAGTCCGTATTCTCATATACTCCCGTACCGCTTAATCCCGTGGCATAAGAAAAATGATCTATCGTCTCATGAAAATCTACAAGACTGTACGGTTCAATGCCCAAAAAAGAAAGTGTATCGGCATAAACGCCCGAATACTCCTTAATCAGTAAAACGTATCTGAATAGTTCCTCGTCAGTCATCTCCTTTAACGATTGCTCTCTGACTGAAGCCGTACTTACCAGTTCGGAATTCTCGGCCATTACACCATAATTTTTAAGAGCGCCGGCAACTTTAACCAGGTGCCGTATCAGCTTGTTCTTTGCTTCAATATACTTCTGTGTTATCCTTGCAGTATAGTCGTTGAGCTTCCTGCTGGCGTTAGATATATCGGGGTGCGCGCCTGTAATCTCTCTGTGCGAATCTAATGTAATGCAGATCGACCTCAGGATCCCAAGCTCAGGCAGCCTTTGATGCAGCTCAGTTATTTCTTTGTTTTTCTGACCTGTACCTCTACTGCCCGATGTTGTATCCTGCTCCGGATAGCCCAGATTAAAATCCCTTTCCATTCACTTACCCTTTCTAAATATTCTCTATCCTGATTCTTCCCGTATCCTGATTCCTCCCGTCGGACGTCGGACCTTGGACGTCGGACCTTGAACCTTCCTTCGCCTTATTTGTACGTATTTTTTCCCTTATAGTCAAGACATTTTGTGAAGTACCATGCGTAATACGTGAAAAATATCACAACATACAGGCCTGATATCACGAAAAAGCTTAATTTTGGAAGTTTAACTTTGTTTTATATTGATGCATATTATAATTACTGCCTGCCGCAGGCTTCACTACGTCTATCATGCTATGATGCGTCAAATATGTTTAATAACCGGAGGGGCTGCTGCAATGAGGAAAAAAGCCAAAAAACAGAGAGCTCAGGAAACCCGCCAGATCAGGAAACTGAAACAGGAAAAGAAAAAACTGCTCCTTGAGGAAGTCCCCGGCTTCAAACCGGAATACTGCACGATGCTCGTTGAACATTGCAGCCTTGGCTACAGCTTCCGGTCATTTGCTGCCGGGATAAATGTCCTGCCTGAACTCCTGGAGGAATGGACAGAAAAGTGCCCTGAATTCAAAAAGGCCAGAACTCTTGCCGCCTTTAATCAGAAAGTCTTCTGGGAAAAGAAGGCGGTTGAGGCCTGCAGCGAAAAATTCTCCATCGGCCTCTTCCGCTATATTACAGGCAGTATAGATGAAAACCCTGAAGTTCCCGGCTTTATTGTGATCCTGCCCGAAGAAGAGGAAGACTCGGAGGATAAGGGAGTGCCTCAATAATGGACCCCGAAATTCTCTGGAAACCCCAGACTACACAGTACCGCATGCTGGAATCATCGGCAGATGAAATACTGTTCGGTGGCGCTAAAGGAGGCGGTAAATCTGAAGCCCTCCTTTTCGGCGCCCTCCGCTACGTTAACCATAATGGCTATAAAGCACTTATACTTAGAAGAACTTACCCCCGCTTAAAAGAACTCATCGGCCGCTCCATGTGCTTCAGG
The DNA window shown above is from Ignavibacteria bacterium and carries:
- a CDS encoding RNA-binding protein, which encodes MNIFVGNLSKDVTDRDLEQAFGAYGHVKSVKIIRDMFSGESKGFGFVEMSDTASAQKAMNELNTTDLKGKKIAVNEARPRTDDRRGGGGQRGGGGGNRRNSGGGGFGNRRY
- a CDS encoding response regulator, producing MNKLKIEILLVEDNPGDVTLIKEILLEDSPQINLNVIMNGEEALNYLFRKENYEDAAVPELVILDLNLPKKSGKEILEEIKDDPVLGSIPIIIFSSADIDENIFTNQKYNIKYYLVKPIALEDYISSVEFIKKYLSGLPRKQ
- a CDS encoding PAS domain S-box protein, giving the protein MIVRLVIVGLFYAMTFALDLYTNAGLIEWLLYYIPLIYAFRKLSDKFTVSLGVVSTVLIGAGLILQQMHGDYSQALINRILGISLLWITIFLYLKYRKSVEKLNLSTAQLFQQAKILSEQAEDLDRERHRLKYALREAAESKEFYRAIGETIPYGVWAADSEGNVNYFSQQMLDLLGLTMDEAKGRGWMKAIPKEESHHILETWIKSVKTGAMWDQEVKVTGKNGAVHTILARGKGLLDSEGSVTKWVGINLDITERKRIEEQLEYNAMLLENVNDAILAMDENYIVKSWNKAAEKLYGWSQQEALGRKLSDLITMDLSYSQGSLLKRKLEATGFVETEVTQLRRDGSFIEIDSVVRALRDKKGKMIGFAAVNRDITERKRAEEAIREKDQRFRLAVDHFPFVFGIYDPERRYRFMNFTGIRASGYKYHDFIGRKDEDLFPKEVTDTFLPALKRTIESKQIQTVECQMLFGGKMVAQIITYVPLLNRKREVVEVLGLTIDITTRREVEELTNRKKEQAEIMSDISEALVRMSLDYEAVLEVTVEKIARLIGDACMLQLISEEDKHIHPVTLWHPDKQAEDFIRKCFVENKQKVGEGVSGKVIAEGRAVLCPEVTWDTVTSTFKNEYIEVYQRFKFYSLIDVPLRSYGRTIGAVVLIRTNPGKPYTNDDLEFVQNIADKAALAIENARLYQEKIHEIEERKIIEENLKNTLIELNNSNRELEQFAYVASHDLQEPLRMVATYTQLLSKRYQNQLDNKADEYIGYAVEGARRMHQLLLDLLGYSEVSKKSLPPRSSDLNIVLRSVLDDMKYLVNSSGAAVKFAHLPSVKCYQDQIRQLFFNLIENAIKFSGGKKPQIHITCEEKEREWIFSVRDNGIGISSEYHERIFVIFQRLHQRSEYPGNGIGLALCKKIVERHSGRIWVESRAGQGASFFFTIPKEDKEIPPVDLPLKSRISEFSN